The Gracilibacillus caseinilyticus genome segment ACAGCTTGGTAGTGGGAATAAGGGGATAATAAAACTGGAAGGACATTTTGCTAAACATGGAAAAGAATTTGGTGGACTATATTAAAATACAGACGAGTATCTTTCAGGAGCAAAAAAGGTTATTAATATTGGTATAAAAAGTTGAATACGAATATAAAGGAGAAGTAAAGACAGGATATGTTAAGCAGAGGCTTCTGATAGAAGAGCCCCAACTTGACATATACTTTTCACAGTGTTAGAAGCTGTGCTGTTGTATTCTTTTATCCTTGATCAACAAGGAGATGTACAATAATATGGATGTCATGATGGAAACGGCAGCTGTGATATAAATATAGTGATAGCCAAATGCAGATGCAATAAAGCCAAAACCAATCGCGCCGACACCTACCCCCAAATCGAAGAAGGAGAAGAAGGTCGCATTTGCCATGCCTTTACGATTATCAGGTGCCTGATTCACCGCCCATGCCTGAAGCGCAGGTTGTACTGTACCAAACCCCAATCCATATAATGCAGCAGCTAAAAATAGTACAAACGAATTTGGCAGCCAAGCTAATAATATCATTGCTGTAAAAATAGAAATCGTCCCAGGCAAAAACACGACTATATGCCCTTTTCGATCATACAATTGGCCCGCATACGTTCGAGTAATCATCAAAAAAATCGCAAACACAAAGAAGTAAATCTCGATCCCTGCAATACCCTCTTGCTCTGTATATAAAGGCAGGAAAGAGGCAATTCCGCCAAAAGCTGTTGTAATAAAAAATAACAATAACGATGGTCGTAATGCCCTTTTCTCCAATACATCAAACCGGGGAGCAACCGCTTTTTTCGCTTCCGGATCGACAGGTTTGTACGTA includes the following:
- a CDS encoding MFS transporter yields the protein MDGATIKKDKIWTKDFALICLANFFIFLGFQMTLPTIPLFVQQLGGSDELIGIITGIFTFSALMLRPTAGHALESKGRQYVYMIGLGIFVISIGSFAFITSIIFLFIMRCVQGLGWGFSTTATGTIATDLIPKSRRGEGMGYFGLSGNLALAFGPALGLTLYGYISFTKLFLICSALGLVAFLLSSQITYKPVDPEAKKAVAPRFDVLEKRALRPSLLLFFITTAFGGIASFLPLYTEQEGIAGIEIYFFVFAIFLMITRTYAGQLYDRKGHIVVFLPGTISIFTAMILLAWLPNSFVLFLAAALYGLGFGTVQPALQAWAVNQAPDNRKGMANATFFSFFDLGVGVGAIGFGFIASAFGYHYIYITAAVSIMTSILLYISLLIKDKRIQQHSF